A genomic window from Nomascus leucogenys isolate Asia chromosome 10, Asia_NLE_v1, whole genome shotgun sequence includes:
- the EID3 gene encoding EP300-interacting inhibitor of differentiation 3, which yields MSVEKASRKGDEEKGEEQLVIIPGSEYAAKQAAAEGAPMKMDVTVRAAGCSDDLSSGEADIDPKLLELTADEEKCRSIRRRYRQLMYCVRQNREDIVNSANNSLTEALEEANVVFDGVSRTREAALDAQFLVMASDLGKEKAKQLNSDMNFFNQLAFCDFLFLFVGLNWMEGDPDKLSDCDDSIALSFWKAIEKEATSWMVKAETFHFVFCSFKLEPSAPKPRLEHRRKVRKIEENGNMPTKLRQLDLSSYPEATEKNVERILGLLQTYFRKYPDTPVSYFEFVIDPNSFSRTVENIFYVSFIVRDGFARIRLDEDRLPILEPMNVNQIDEGNDSSCHGRKQGVISLTLQEWKNIVAAFEISEAVITYSS from the coding sequence ATGTCGGTTGAAAAAGCTTCCCGGAAGGGAGacgaagagaaaggagaggagcaGCTCGTGATCATCCCCGGTAGCGAGTACGCGGCGAAGCAGGCGGCAGCGGAGGGAGCGCCGATGAAGATGGATGTGACAGTGAGGGCCGCGGGCTGCTCTGACGACCTCAGCTCTGGGGAGGCCGACATAGACCCAAAGCTCCTGGAGCTCACCGCTGACGAGGAGAAGTGCCGCAGCATCCGCAGGCGATACCGGCAGCTCATGTACTGCGTGCGGCAGAACCGGGAGGACATCGTGAACTCGGCGAACAACTCCTTAACCGAGGCTCTGGAGGAAGCCAACGTCGTGTTTGATGGCGTGAGCCGAACCAGAGAAGCAGCCCTCGACGCCCAGTTTCTTGTTATGGCTTCTGATTTGGGTAAAGAAAAGGCAAAGCAGTTAAACTCAGATATGAACTTCTTTAATCAGTTAGCATTTtgtgactttctgtttctgttcgTGGGTCTGAATTGGATGGAAGGCGATCCTGACAAGTTGAGTGATTGTGATGATAGCATAGCTCTTTCCTTCTGGAAGGCAATAGAAAAGGAAGCAACATCCTGGATGGTAAAAGCTGAgacattccattttgttttttgttcattcaAGCTAGAACCTTCTGCACCAAAGCCCCGACTTGAACACCGGAGAAAAGTTCGCAAGATAGAAGAAAATGGGAACATGCCTACAAAGTTGCGGCAGTTGGACCTGAGTAGTTATCCAGAAGCGACAGAAAAAAACGTAGAAAGGATTTTGGGATTGTTGCAAACCTACTTTCGAAAGTATCCTGATACTCCTGTGTCCTATTTTGAGTTTGTGATTGATCCAAACTCTTTTTCTCGTACTGTggagaatatattttatgtttcttttattgtAAGAGATGGTTTTGCAAGAATAAGGCTTGATGAAGACAGGCTGCCAATATTAGAGCCGATGAATGTTAACCAAATCGATGAGGGAAATGATTCCAGTTGCCATGGCAGGAAACAGGGAGTTATATCTTTGACTTTACAGGAGTGGAAAAACATTGTGGCAGCTTTTGAAATTTCTGAGGCTGTGATTACATACTCCTCATAG